In Calothrix sp. PCC 7507, one DNA window encodes the following:
- a CDS encoding EAL domain-containing response regulator, which yields MNHERLDLDKKDILLIDDMADNLRILSSLLTKEGYNVRKALNWQMALTACQTVLPDLILLDIMMPEIDGYEACQRFKASELTANIPVIFISALDDTFDKVKAFRVGGVDYITKPFELAEVLVRVQSQLKLRSAQLEILKLNTELEQRVKQRTSELEKALQKLQGEITSRQQLQSKLLDIALHDSLTGLPNRVLFIRRLEKALNRAKQDANYQFALLYLDCDRFKVVNDSLGHLVGDELLIAIAHRLKTSVVPVGTLARLGGDEFGILLENLTDISIAIQVAERILQQLSLAFKLSRYEVFMSASIGIAWGNKEYDRPEYLLRDADTAMYRAKALGRVRYHIFDPAMYQEAIQLLELENDLRRAVARREFLVYYQPIISLSTGRITGFEALARWQHPSRGLISPIEFIPVAEETGLIGAINLWVLQSACHQLHLWQNHPAISEIITISVNLSARLFSLPNLIAKIDEIINETNVNPANLELEITESVIMENSQAVKAILQQLQERKIKLIMDDFGTGYSSLSYLHSFPLNALKIDKSFVKRMLENQEDMGLVPAMISIAESMGMRAIAEGVETREQLAQLRSLNCDFAQGYLFSQPIEQQLALNLLTRAPQW from the coding sequence ATGAATCACGAGCGGTTAGACCTTGATAAAAAAGATATTTTGCTGATTGACGACATGGCAGACAATCTGCGGATTTTATCCTCGCTCTTGACAAAAGAAGGATATAACGTCCGCAAAGCTTTGAACTGGCAAATGGCTTTAACTGCTTGTCAAACAGTATTACCAGATTTAATTTTACTTGATATTATGATGCCGGAGATTGATGGTTATGAAGCTTGCCAGCGTTTTAAAGCGAGCGAGCTAACTGCCAATATTCCGGTGATTTTTATTAGCGCTTTAGATGATACCTTCGATAAGGTGAAAGCTTTTCGGGTAGGAGGTGTAGACTACATTACCAAACCGTTTGAGTTAGCAGAAGTCTTAGTGCGTGTACAAAGTCAACTAAAATTGAGATCGGCGCAACTAGAAATTCTGAAGCTCAATACCGAATTGGAACAAAGAGTAAAACAGCGCACGAGTGAGCTAGAAAAGGCTTTGCAAAAACTCCAGGGAGAAATCACATCCCGCCAGCAACTACAAAGTAAATTGCTAGATATCGCGTTGCATGACTCATTGACTGGGTTACCAAACCGCGTGTTGTTTATTCGCAGACTAGAAAAAGCCCTAAATCGTGCTAAACAAGATGCTAATTATCAGTTTGCTCTACTTTATTTAGACTGCGATCGCTTTAAAGTTGTGAATGATTCTCTAGGTCATTTGGTAGGAGACGAATTACTGATAGCGATCGCTCATCGCCTGAAAACATCAGTAGTACCAGTTGGTACTCTAGCTAGATTGGGTGGCGATGAATTTGGTATTCTTCTAGAGAATCTCACAGATATTAGCATAGCTATTCAAGTCGCAGAGCGTATCCTGCAACAGCTATCACTGGCTTTTAAGCTGTCCAGATATGAAGTATTTATGAGTGCCAGTATTGGCATCGCCTGGGGTAATAAAGAATATGATCGTCCAGAGTATTTGTTGCGAGATGCTGACACAGCAATGTATCGTGCTAAGGCTTTAGGAAGAGTCAGATATCATATTTTTGATCCAGCAATGTATCAAGAAGCTATCCAGCTTTTAGAGTTAGAAAATGACTTGAGAAGGGCTGTTGCACGGCGAGAATTCCTTGTTTACTATCAGCCAATTATTTCCCTGAGTACAGGCAGAATTACTGGATTTGAAGCCCTGGCGCGTTGGCAACATCCCAGTCGCGGTTTGATCTCTCCCATAGAGTTTATTCCTGTGGCAGAAGAAACAGGTTTGATTGGTGCTATCAACCTCTGGGTATTACAATCAGCTTGTCATCAACTACATCTCTGGCAAAATCATCCAGCAATATCAGAAATAATAACTATTAGTGTTAATTTGAGTGCGCGGTTGTTTTCCCTGCCCAACCTGATAGCAAAAATTGACGAAATAATTAATGAGACCAACGTAAATCCTGCTAACTTAGAATTGGAAATTACAGAAAGTGTAATTATGGAAAATAGTCAAGCAGTCAAAGCCATTCTTCAGCAATTACAAGAACGAAAAATTAAATTAATTATGGATGATTTTGGCACAGGCTATTCTTCTTTAAGTTACCTACATAGTTTTCCTTTAAATGCACTCAAAATTGACAAATCTTTTGTTAAACGTATGCTAGAAAACCAAGAAGATATGGGCTTAGTGCCAGCGATGATTAGCATTGCTGAGTCAATGGGGATGAGAGCGATCGCCGAGGGGGTTGAAACTAGAGAACAGTTAGCTCAGTTGCGAAGTCTCAACTGTGATTTTGCTCAAGGATATCTGTTTTCTCAACCTATAGAACAGCAATTAGCTCTCAATTTACTAACTAGAGCGCCTCAATGGTAA
- the lepB gene encoding signal peptidase I: MLNVNIKIILQRAIIASLGAMGLCALAFVMFSEARWIPSGAMEPTLHGTPNQWEADKIIVDKLKYKFSQPQRGDIVVFWPTDELQKEQYQDAFIKRVIGLPGEKVELRNGGVYINDKPLPEENYLSSTQRTVTEVCTSGQQPPFLAKPQIIPANSYLVLGDNRSNSYDGRCWGVVPQQKIIGRAVVRFWPLNHIGGINKAPLYP; encoded by the coding sequence ATGCTCAATGTCAACATTAAGATCATCCTACAACGCGCTATCATAGCGTCCCTAGGAGCTATGGGTTTATGTGCCCTTGCTTTTGTTATGTTTAGTGAAGCTCGCTGGATTCCCTCTGGTGCTATGGAACCTACCCTACATGGCACTCCCAACCAGTGGGAAGCAGACAAGATAATTGTTGATAAGTTGAAGTATAAATTTTCTCAGCCGCAAAGAGGAGATATTGTAGTTTTTTGGCCAACAGACGAGCTACAAAAAGAGCAGTATCAAGATGCCTTTATTAAACGTGTAATTGGTTTACCTGGAGAAAAAGTAGAACTGAGGAATGGTGGGGTCTATATCAACGACAAACCCCTCCCGGAAGAAAATTACCTGAGTTCAACCCAACGCACTGTAACTGAAGTTTGCACCTCAGGACAGCAGCCGCCTTTCTTGGCGAAACCCCAAATCATACCCGCAAACTCATACTTAGTGCTGGGTGATAACCGTAGCAATAGTTACGACGGACGTTGTTGGGGTGTTGTCCCTCAACAGAAGATTATCGGTCGTGCTGTAGTGCGTTTCTGGCCACTCAATCACATTGGGGGAATTAATAAAGCGCCACTGTACCCATAG
- a CDS encoding dihydroorotase: MSSQKSLLIRRARIILPDGELMVGDLLTRDRQIVEVAPQISTTTPTTEVDAEGLTLLPGVIDPQVHFREPGLEHKEDLATASRACAKGGVTSFLEMPNTRPLTTNQQALDDKLQRASQKSLVNYGFFIGATAENLPDLLEAKPTPGIKIFMGSMHGQLLVDQEGLLEAIFAQGHRLIAVHAEDQARINQRRQEFADIHDPAVHSQIQDNQAALLATKLALKLSQKYQRRLHILHLSTAEEADLLRQEKPSWVTAEVTPQHLLLNTSAYEKIGTLAQMNPPLRSPHDNEVLWQALRDGVIDFIATDHAPHTLAEKAQAYPNSPSGMPGVETSLALMLTAAMAGQCTIAQVTHWMSKAVAVAYGIPNKGAIAPGYDADLVLVDLQTYRPVLKEELLTKCGWSPFEGWNLTGWAVKTIVGGEIVYDQGKVNESVRGQALNFLE, translated from the coding sequence ATGTCATCTCAAAAAAGTTTATTGATTCGTCGCGCTCGCATCATTCTACCTGATGGTGAATTAATGGTCGGGGATTTGCTGACGCGCGATCGCCAAATAGTCGAAGTTGCACCACAAATCTCTACTACCACACCCACTACAGAAGTTGACGCAGAAGGGTTAACTTTGTTGCCAGGAGTCATCGATCCACAGGTACATTTCCGAGAACCAGGACTAGAACACAAGGAAGATTTGGCTACGGCTAGTCGTGCTTGTGCTAAAGGAGGAGTAACCTCTTTTCTGGAAATGCCGAATACACGCCCTTTGACAACTAACCAACAAGCTTTAGACGATAAATTACAGCGTGCCTCCCAAAAGTCCCTAGTTAATTATGGCTTTTTTATTGGGGCAACAGCAGAGAATCTGCCAGACTTGCTCGAAGCAAAGCCGACACCAGGAATTAAAATTTTTATGGGGTCAATGCATGGTCAGTTGTTGGTTGACCAAGAAGGGCTATTAGAAGCTATCTTTGCTCAAGGACATCGCTTAATTGCCGTTCATGCTGAAGACCAAGCGAGAATTAACCAACGCCGTCAGGAATTTGCCGATATCCATGATCCCGCAGTGCATTCACAAATTCAAGATAATCAAGCGGCACTGTTGGCAACTAAACTCGCCTTAAAACTTTCTCAAAAATACCAACGTCGGCTGCATATTTTGCATCTGTCCACGGCGGAAGAAGCCGACTTACTACGTCAGGAGAAACCGAGTTGGGTGACAGCCGAGGTGACGCCACAGCATTTATTGCTCAATACCAGCGCCTATGAAAAAATTGGCACTTTAGCACAGATGAATCCACCTTTGCGATCGCCCCACGATAACGAAGTCCTTTGGCAAGCTTTGCGCGATGGTGTGATTGATTTTATCGCCACAGATCACGCACCACACACATTAGCCGAAAAAGCCCAAGCATATCCCAATAGTCCATCGGGAATGCCCGGTGTGGAAACTTCCTTAGCTTTGATGTTAACAGCAGCGATGGCGGGGCAATGTACGATCGCCCAAGTTACCCACTGGATGTCCAAGGCTGTAGCTGTTGCTTATGGTATTCCCAATAAGGGAGCGATCGCACCTGGTTATGATGCTGATTTAGTGCTTGTAGATTTACAGACTTACCGCCCAGTTCTCAAAGAAGAATTGTTGACTAAAT
- a CDS encoding ATP-binding protein translates to MSLKYVLIVPFVWQICSSVVVVGNFSYQNGHKIVTELATQVENEICDRIELLLDSYLTTPQSINLDAVELGLRNLSDLETTGHYFCQPIQIFNIGYNKFASLQDNLIGIERAENSNLLVNEISQKYRIDQTIWLYIITFLVGIQLGILTAYSFIKPILQLNRSSQKIVPSEGNGDFENEKSCQCPIPNLQSDSGMSFPVAFGESRNVAIAIATFGDMSKCKQTTQLFLESPEKRETQELLKVINQLQNTQKELIQSQKNATRGQKVAERANHAKSEFLANMSHELRTPLNVILGFAQVMGNDNSLSTEHQQNLAIINRAGEHLLNLINDILEMSKIEAGRTVLNVNSFDLLRLLASLKEMLHFRAAAQHLQLVFQYAADLPQYVQTDEGKLRQVLLNLLGNAIKFTQTGSVTLRVRMEQGEQNLPHLFFEVLDTGPGISPEEIDLLFAAFGQTETGRKSQQGTGLGLAISRKYVQLMGGDIFATSTLGVGSRFAFDIQINLAQKSEIQTYQNQGHVIGLAPAQPEYRILVVDDATDSRLVLVKLLTSIGFAVREAVNGQEAIAQWLEWQPHLIFMDMRMPVMDGYEATRVIKARKIGYGNHAPCLMPACPIIIALTASAFEEERQKILSTGCDDFIRKPFAQNLLLEKVSEHLGVKYISQLETANITVASQQTQVLPSEAELLRHLSQMPPEWLGNLRHAAASCSDGMILELLGQIPADQSQLLRLFRDLANNYQFEKIMELTRTNPE, encoded by the coding sequence ATGTCACTTAAATATGTTTTAATTGTGCCATTCGTGTGGCAAATTTGTAGTTCTGTAGTGGTTGTGGGGAATTTTTCATATCAAAATGGACATAAAATAGTCACAGAACTTGCAACTCAGGTAGAAAATGAAATCTGCGATCGCATCGAACTTCTCCTCGATAGTTATTTAACAACTCCTCAGTCAATTAATTTAGATGCAGTTGAGTTGGGATTGCGAAATCTTTCTGACTTAGAAACCACGGGGCATTATTTTTGTCAGCCAATACAGATTTTTAATATTGGCTACAACAAGTTTGCTAGCCTTCAAGATAACTTGATCGGCATTGAACGCGCAGAGAATAGCAACCTGTTGGTCAACGAAATTTCCCAAAAGTATAGGATCGATCAAACTATCTGGCTTTACATAATAACCTTTTTAGTAGGTATACAATTGGGAATTTTGACTGCTTACTCATTTATCAAGCCAATTTTACAATTAAATAGATCATCTCAAAAAATTGTTCCTAGTGAAGGAAATGGGGATTTTGAGAATGAGAAAAGTTGCCAATGCCCTATACCCAATCTCCAAAGCGACAGCGGGATGAGTTTTCCCGTGGCTTTCGGTGAATCGAGAAATGTTGCTATTGCAATCGCTACTTTTGGTGACATGAGCAAATGCAAACAAACCACACAATTATTCTTAGAATCACCAGAAAAAAGAGAGACTCAAGAACTGCTCAAGGTTATTAATCAACTACAAAATACGCAAAAAGAACTAATTCAATCCCAAAAAAATGCCACCAGAGGACAAAAAGTTGCCGAGCGAGCCAACCATGCTAAAAGTGAATTTCTGGCTAATATGAGTCATGAATTGCGTACTCCACTGAATGTTATACTCGGTTTTGCTCAAGTGATGGGTAATGATAATTCTTTATCAACGGAACATCAACAAAACCTAGCAATAATTAATCGTGCTGGTGAGCATCTCCTGAATTTAATTAACGATATTCTCGAAATGTCTAAAATTGAAGCTGGCAGAACTGTATTGAATGTTAACAGTTTTGACTTACTTCGGCTGCTAGCAAGCTTGAAAGAAATGTTACATTTCCGTGCTGCTGCTCAACACCTGCAACTAGTTTTTCAATATGCTGCTGATCTTCCTCAATATGTGCAAACTGATGAAGGCAAATTACGTCAAGTCTTGCTTAACTTGTTAGGAAATGCCATTAAATTTACTCAGACTGGGAGTGTGACGCTCCGGGTGAGAATGGAGCAGGGGGAGCAAAATCTTCCTCATCTCTTCTTTGAGGTACTTGACACTGGCCCTGGAATTTCTCCAGAAGAAATAGACCTGTTATTTGCAGCTTTTGGGCAAACTGAAACTGGAAGAAAATCACAACAGGGAACAGGATTAGGTTTAGCAATTAGCCGCAAATATGTACAACTAATGGGTGGCGATATTTTTGCCACTAGTACGCTTGGTGTAGGCAGCCGATTTGCTTTTGATATTCAAATCAACCTAGCACAGAAAAGCGAAATTCAGACTTATCAAAATCAAGGCCATGTTATTGGTTTAGCACCCGCTCAACCAGAATACCGGATCTTGGTAGTTGACGACGCTACAGATAGTCGTCTTGTGCTAGTTAAACTACTAACATCCATTGGCTTTGCTGTCCGAGAGGCTGTGAATGGACAAGAAGCGATCGCTCAATGGTTAGAATGGCAACCACACCTGATATTTATGGATATGCGGATGCCCGTTATGGATGGCTACGAAGCTACGAGAGTGATTAAAGCCAGAAAAATTGGGTATGGGAATCATGCTCCATGCCTCATGCCCGCTTGTCCTATTATTATTGCTTTGACTGCCAGTGCCTTTGAAGAAGAACGACAGAAAATTTTGTCAACAGGTTGCGATGATTTTATTCGCAAGCCATTCGCCCAGAACTTATTACTAGAAAAAGTTAGCGAACATCTAGGTGTAAAATATATCAGCCAATTAGAAACTGCAAATATCACAGTTGCCAGTCAACAAACACAAGTTTTGCCCAGCGAAGCCGAACTCTTACGGCATTTGTCACAAATGCCCCCTGAGTGGCTGGGAAATTTGCGTCACGCCGCAGCTAGTTGTAGCGATGGCATGATTTTAGAGTTGCTTGGGCAAATTCCTGCAGATCAAAGTCAACTTCTCCGACTTTTCAGGGATTTAGCAAACAACTATCAATTTGAGAAAATTATGGAATTGACTAGAACCAACCCAGAATGA
- the ldpA gene encoding circadian clock protein LdpA: MTDLFAPLQSLKAGHWFKLICGASFQHLPAVRSLTLAYTLAGADCIDVAADPAVITAAQAALKAAQNLAEDAQARGFGYKGNSPFLMVSLNDGEDPHFRKAEFNYTECPTDCSRPCEKICPAQAIVFDRIKDDFSGVISQKCYGCGRCIPICPYDKIYTSSYMSTPGAIAPLVMSTGVDAIEIHTQVGRLAEFQQLWQAISPWADQLKVLAISCPDGEGMIDYLQALYETINPYHYALIWQTDGRPMSGDIGDGTTIAAVKLGQKVLAAELPGYVQLAGGTNSYTVAKLKAMGLLNNFRLPILDFGLEDINPKSKIVRLSEVEVQNPKSKISGVAYGSYARVLLSPIFEQLENKEVTNNSIKANIRLEEEPELLWQAVELAHSLVSQLKSQQER, encoded by the coding sequence GTGACTGATCTGTTCGCCCCTTTACAATCCCTAAAAGCAGGGCACTGGTTTAAGCTCATTTGCGGAGCCAGTTTCCAACATTTGCCAGCGGTCAGAAGTTTAACATTAGCCTACACTTTGGCAGGTGCTGACTGCATAGATGTGGCAGCTGATCCAGCTGTAATTACAGCAGCGCAAGCAGCGCTAAAAGCAGCTCAGAATCTAGCAGAGGATGCTCAGGCGCGAGGCTTTGGCTACAAAGGCAACTCACCCTTTTTGATGGTCAGCCTAAATGATGGAGAAGACCCCCATTTCCGTAAAGCAGAGTTTAATTATACTGAGTGCCCTACAGATTGCTCTAGACCCTGTGAAAAAATTTGTCCGGCACAGGCGATCGTGTTTGACAGGATAAAAGATGACTTTTCAGGAGTTATTTCACAAAAATGCTATGGCTGTGGTCGTTGCATACCAATTTGTCCATATGATAAAATTTATACAAGCTCATATATGTCCACGCCGGGAGCGATCGCACCATTGGTAATGTCAACGGGAGTAGATGCCATAGAAATTCATACACAGGTAGGGCGTTTGGCTGAATTTCAGCAATTGTGGCAAGCGATTTCACCGTGGGCTGACCAACTAAAGGTATTAGCCATTAGTTGTCCCGATGGCGAAGGCATGATTGACTACCTGCAAGCACTGTATGAGACGATTAACCCCTATCATTACGCCTTAATTTGGCAAACCGACGGCCGGCCAATGAGTGGAGATATTGGAGATGGTACCACAATAGCGGCGGTGAAATTAGGACAAAAAGTTTTGGCAGCCGAGTTACCGGGATATGTGCAGTTAGCAGGAGGCACTAACAGCTACACCGTTGCCAAGTTAAAGGCAATGGGACTCCTCAACAATTTTAGATTGCCGATTTTAGATTTTGGATTGGAAGACATCAACCCAAAATCCAAAATCGTTCGACTGAGCGAAGTCGAAGTCCAAAATCCAAAATCTAAAATTTCTGGGGTTGCTTATGGTAGCTACGCCCGTGTACTACTGTCACCAATTTTTGAACAGTTAGAGAATAAGGAGGTAACTAACAACAGTATCAAGGCGAATATCCGCCTGGAAGAAGAACCAGAATTGCTCTGGCAAGCTGTAGAGCTTGCCCATTCCCTCGTTTCCCAGCTCAAGTCACAGCAGGAGCGCTAA
- a CDS encoding MOSC domain-containing protein: MPYLAKILLYPVKSLDGVEVENATVLASGALKSDREFAIFDDSQNFVNGKRHAKIHLLRAQFTLFNRTISLQIPGDDAQQIFHLDEERKALEAALSDFFEFAVKLQQNSLTGFPDDLNSPGPTVISTATLTEVASWFPDVSVNEMRRRIRANIEIGDVPPFWEDQLFSAESETVSFRVGDVHFFGVQPCKRCVVPTRNPDSGLAYQSFQKTFVQQRQATLPSWVAASRFRHFYSLSVNTRLPISAVGKTLQIGNEVQIIS; encoded by the coding sequence ATGCCGTACCTAGCCAAAATTTTACTCTACCCGGTTAAATCACTGGATGGCGTGGAAGTTGAAAACGCCACAGTCTTGGCTAGTGGGGCATTAAAATCTGACCGAGAATTTGCTATTTTTGATGATTCACAAAACTTTGTAAATGGCAAGCGTCATGCCAAAATCCATTTACTACGGGCGCAATTTACACTCTTCAATAGAACTATCTCCCTACAAATCCCAGGTGATGACGCGCAACAAATTTTCCATCTGGATGAGGAGCGCAAAGCCCTAGAAGCGGCTTTGAGTGATTTTTTTGAGTTTGCTGTCAAATTGCAACAAAATTCTTTAACAGGCTTTCCTGACGATCTCAACTCGCCGGGGCCAACGGTGATTAGTACAGCAACTTTGACAGAAGTGGCTTCTTGGTTTCCCGATGTGAGTGTTAATGAAATGCGCCGTCGGATACGTGCCAACATTGAAATTGGGGATGTACCACCATTCTGGGAAGATCAGTTATTTAGCGCAGAAAGTGAGACAGTCTCTTTTCGAGTAGGAGATGTGCATTTTTTTGGTGTTCAGCCATGTAAGCGGTGTGTAGTCCCGACACGCAATCCTGACTCGGGTTTAGCTTACCAAAGCTTTCAAAAAACATTTGTGCAACAGCGACAAGCAACCTTACCAAGCTGGGTGGCTGCGTCGCGTTTTCGTCACTTTTACAGCTTGAGCGTCAACACACGATTACCCATATCGGCTGTGGGGAAAACTTTGCAGATAGGTAACGAAGTTCAAATTATTTCGTAA
- the lepB gene encoding signal peptidase I, with translation MQNQVSDNNSSQQPDHSWIAEIGRTVVLSIVLALGIRTFVAEARWIPSGSMEPTLHGTPNQLEADKIIVDKLKYKFSQPQRGDIVVFSPTDELQKEKYQDAFIKRVIGLPGEKVELRNGRVYINDKPLPEENYLSSTQRTITEVCTSGQQPPFLAKPQIIPANSYLVLGDNRNNSYDGRCWGVVPQEKIIGRAVLRFWKLDRIGSIDKTPLYPQTTP, from the coding sequence ATGCAAAATCAAGTGTCTGATAACAACTCTAGTCAACAACCCGATCATTCCTGGATCGCAGAAATAGGTAGAACAGTTGTCTTAAGTATAGTTCTAGCCTTGGGAATTCGTACTTTTGTTGCCGAAGCTCGCTGGATTCCTTCTGGCTCTATGGAACCCACCCTACACGGTACCCCAAATCAATTAGAAGCAGACAAGATCATTGTTGATAAGTTGAAGTATAAATTTTCTCAGCCACAACGAGGGGACATTGTGGTTTTTTCGCCAACAGACGAGCTACAAAAAGAGAAGTATCAAGATGCTTTCATTAAACGTGTAATTGGTTTACCCGGAGAAAAAGTAGAACTGAGGAATGGTAGGGTCTATATCAACGATAAACCCCTCCCGGAAGAAAATTACCTGAGTTCAACCCAACGCACTATAACGGAAGTTTGCACCTCAGGACAGCAGCCACCTTTCTTGGCGAAACCCCAAATCATACCCGCAAACTCATACTTGGTGCTAGGAGATAACCGTAACAACAGCTACGACGGACGCTGTTGGGGTGTTGTCCCCCAAGAGAAAATTATCGGTCGTGCGGTACTGCGTTTCTGGAAACTCGACCGCATTGGGAGCATTGATAAAACACCACTATATCCACAAACCACTCCATAA
- a CDS encoding response regulator encodes MLLNHKKNHKGNILVVDDTPDNLRLLSAMLTSQGFEVRKALNGKMALTACQMVLPDVILLDINMPEMDGYQVCQKLKSDAKTCEVPVIFISALDDVLDKVKAFDMGGADYVTKPFHGAEVILRIENQINLRLLQIKLQEKNFLLQEALDNLKAAQVQQIQNEKMVALGHLVAGIAHEVNNPISFIYGNLQYASQYVQDLVNIIESYQQEYPQPTPKIQKLVKDIDLNFVIKDLQTLMGAMYRGSDRIREIVLALQNFSRHDEALMKRVNIHEGIDSTLLILQHRLRQTPGYPPIVVVKNYGNLPLITCYPSGLNQVFMHLLNNAIDALEELISKEKTTEHLQIQIRTQATESNTVKIAIADNGLGIDESLKSCLFDPFFTTKPVGKGSGLGLSISYQIVVQKHRGQITCSSSPGQGAEFTVEIPIAQPEYLVENNTETLN; translated from the coding sequence ATGCTTTTAAATCACAAAAAAAACCATAAAGGCAATATTTTGGTGGTCGATGATACTCCTGATAACTTGCGTCTGTTATCAGCTATGTTAACATCCCAAGGGTTTGAAGTTCGTAAAGCTTTAAACGGTAAAATGGCGCTGACCGCATGTCAAATGGTTTTGCCAGATGTGATTTTACTTGATATCAATATGCCAGAAATGGATGGCTATCAAGTTTGTCAAAAGCTCAAATCTGACGCAAAAACTTGTGAAGTGCCAGTGATTTTTATTAGTGCCTTAGATGATGTATTAGATAAAGTTAAAGCCTTTGATATGGGAGGCGCTGATTATGTTACTAAACCTTTTCATGGAGCCGAGGTGATATTACGAATTGAAAATCAGATAAATTTACGTTTGCTGCAAATTAAATTACAAGAAAAAAATTTTTTGTTGCAAGAGGCACTTGATAATTTGAAAGCCGCTCAGGTACAACAAATCCAGAACGAAAAAATGGTGGCACTGGGACATTTGGTAGCTGGAATTGCTCATGAAGTTAATAACCCCATTAGTTTTATCTATGGCAATCTCCAATATGCTAGTCAATATGTGCAAGACTTAGTAAATATAATTGAGTCCTATCAGCAGGAATATCCTCAACCTACTCCCAAAATTCAAAAGCTAGTTAAAGATATAGACCTGAATTTTGTGATTAAAGACTTACAAACTTTAATGGGTGCGATGTATAGAGGTTCTGATCGTATTCGAGAAATTGTGTTAGCACTACAAAACTTTTCTCGGCACGACGAAGCCTTGATGAAGCGGGTGAACATCCATGAAGGTATTGACAGCACTTTACTGATATTACAACATCGACTTAGACAAACACCAGGCTATCCTCCTATTGTGGTGGTTAAAAATTACGGAAACTTGCCTTTAATCACCTGCTATCCTAGTGGACTGAACCAAGTATTTATGCACTTATTGAATAATGCCATTGATGCCTTAGAAGAGTTGATATCTAAAGAAAAAACAACTGAACATCTGCAAATTCAGATTCGTACACAGGCGACAGAGTCTAATACAGTCAAGATTGCGATCGCCGATAATGGTCTAGGTATAGATGAGTCATTAAAATCGTGTCTATTTGACCCATTTTTTACTACAAAACCTGTGGGCAAAGGTAGTGGGTTAGGATTGTCGATTAGCTATCAAATTGTCGTGCAAAAACATCGAGGACAGATCACTTGTTCTTCATCACCAGGACAAGGAGCAGAGTTCACAGTGGAAATTCCGATCGCCCAACCTGAATACTTAGTTGAAAATAATACTGAAACCCTTAATTAA